In Bacillus sp. SM2101, a single window of DNA contains:
- a CDS encoding sugar ABC transporter permease: MNIKHQKKIRLTLSYLVVLIMTVIIFYPILWIIGSSLNPGMILSGSSIIPENATLDHYRYLFDPAQSDYLKWYWNSVKISTLTMAFSVLMVSITAYSFSRYRFVGRKNGLLAFLILQMIPNFAALIAIFVLALVTNLLDTHLGLILVYVGGQIPMNTWLMKGYLDTIPKDLDESARIDGASHLRVFFQIILPLAKPIIAVVALFTFIAPFADFIMASVLLRSEEKFTLAVGLYNMVAKQFGNEFTKFAAGSVLIAIPISVLFLSFQKYFVSGLTAGGTKG, encoded by the coding sequence ATGAACATAAAACATCAAAAAAAAATAAGACTAACATTATCCTATCTAGTTGTACTAATCATGACCGTCATTATCTTTTACCCAATATTATGGATCATTGGTTCGTCATTAAACCCAGGTATGATCTTATCTGGCTCATCAATCATTCCAGAAAATGCAACGTTAGATCATTATCGTTACTTGTTTGATCCAGCACAAAGTGATTACTTGAAGTGGTATTGGAATTCAGTAAAGATTTCTACTTTAACGATGGCTTTTTCAGTGTTAATGGTAAGTATAACTGCGTATTCTTTTTCTAGATATCGTTTTGTAGGTCGTAAGAACGGCTTATTAGCATTTTTAATACTACAGATGATACCAAATTTTGCTGCACTTATCGCTATATTTGTTTTAGCACTTGTCACAAATTTATTAGATACACATTTAGGGCTCATTCTCGTATATGTTGGTGGCCAAATTCCAATGAATACTTGGCTCATGAAAGGTTACTTAGATACGATTCCTAAGGATCTTGATGAATCGGCAAGAATTGATGGAGCAAGCCATTTAAGAGTTTTCTTTCAAATCATTCTGCCTCTTGCTAAACCAATTATTGCTGTAGTGGCATTGTTTACTTTTATTGCTCCATTTGCTGATTTCATCATGGCTAGTGTGCTGCTGCGAAGTGAAGAAAAATTTACATTGGCAGTGGGGCTATACAATATGGTAGCTAAACAATTTGGGAATGAATTTACGAAATTTGCTGCTGGGTCAGTATTAATTGCGATACCTATTTCAGTTCTCTTTCTATCGTTTCAAAAGTATTTTGTTTCTGGCTTAACAGCTGGTGGAACAAAAGGATAA
- a CDS encoding sugar ABC transporter permease, producing the protein MESTPYQSNHRKVAVVLSLIPGVGQLYNRQFLKGVLFLVLTVSFFIVFKDLLNMGLWGIVTLGEKLPRDHSIFLLVEGILAVIIIILGAGFFIFNLVDAYKTGLKRDIGGKLNTLREQYHNLIDNGFPYLMISPGFLLLLFVVIFPIIFVVLLSFTNYDLYHSPPAKLVDWIGIQNFIDIFKVPIWRNTFFSVLAWTIIWTFGATTFQVALGIFLAIIVNQKDIKGKAIIRTVFILPWAVPAFVSILVFAGMFNESFGTINRDILAAFGIDHIPWMTEPLWTRIALILIQTWLGFPFIFAMTTGVLQSISNELYEAATVDGASSWGQFSKITLPLVLYSTAPILITQYTFNFNNFNVIFLFNGGGPAVSGQNAGGTDILISWIYKLTMTSAQYSKAAAITMILSLIVITVALWQFRKTKSFQEEDMM; encoded by the coding sequence ATGGAATCTACTCCATATCAATCGAATCATAGGAAAGTTGCAGTTGTCTTATCATTGATCCCTGGTGTGGGCCAATTGTATAATCGGCAATTTTTGAAAGGTGTTTTATTTCTTGTTTTAACTGTATCTTTCTTTATCGTATTTAAAGATCTACTGAATATGGGCCTATGGGGAATCGTTACGTTAGGTGAAAAACTACCACGAGATCACTCTATTTTCCTGTTAGTTGAAGGCATTTTAGCAGTAATAATTATTATATTAGGGGCAGGTTTTTTTATATTTAATCTTGTTGATGCTTATAAGACTGGACTCAAAAGGGATATAGGTGGAAAATTAAACACACTTCGTGAGCAATACCATAATCTCATAGATAATGGGTTTCCGTATTTAATGATCTCACCGGGGTTTTTATTACTACTATTTGTTGTCATTTTTCCAATAATATTCGTCGTTCTTTTGTCTTTTACGAACTACGATTTATATCATTCTCCTCCTGCGAAGCTAGTAGATTGGATTGGTATACAGAATTTTATTGATATTTTTAAAGTTCCTATTTGGAGAAATACATTTTTCTCTGTATTAGCTTGGACAATTATTTGGACATTTGGTGCTACAACATTTCAAGTTGCTTTAGGTATTTTTTTGGCCATTATTGTAAATCAAAAAGATATAAAGGGTAAAGCAATCATACGGACGGTTTTTATACTACCGTGGGCAGTACCCGCATTCGTTTCAATTTTAGTCTTTGCTGGGATGTTCAATGAATCGTTTGGAACGATTAATCGTGATATTTTAGCAGCCTTTGGTATAGATCATATTCCTTGGATGACAGAGCCGTTGTGGACGCGAATTGCATTAATCCTTATTCAAACATGGCTAGGGTTTCCATTTATCTTTGCGATGACTACTGGCGTATTACAATCAATTTCGAATGAACTGTATGAAGCTGCAACTGTTGATGGTGCTTCTAGTTGGGGCCAATTCAGCAAGATTACATTACCGTTAGTGCTTTATTCAACAGCTCCAATATTAATTACTCAATATACTTTTAACTTTAACAATTTTAACGTCATTTTCTTGTTTAACGGTGGAGGTCCTGCAGTTTCGGGTCAAAATGCGGGTGGTACAGACATATTAATTTCTTGGATTTATAAATTAACAATGACATCTGCACAATATTCAAAAGCTGCAGCGATAACGATGATATTATCTTTGATTGTTATTACGGTTGCCTTATGGCAATTTAGAAAAACAAAATCTTTCCAAGAAGAGGATATGATGTAA
- a CDS encoding extracellular solute-binding protein — protein sequence MKKVFFLSVMAIFLISMLAACGPQEAVDQSSSDNNRDTETNGEMPVKPEKLIVWEDKEKGPAMEEAIKSFEAEYGIKVEYKEVEMATSQRDQLRLDGPAGTGPDVITVPHDQIGQLVTEGLIQEIKVEQSILDTFTESSVTAQMFNGKLYGLPKATETPVFIYNKALMEEAPQSFEELFEIANDFDNKDEFGFLALWDNFYFAHGVLGGYGGYVFQNNEGRLDRNDIGLSNEGSVAGGQYIQQWYKDIFPKGIIGESGGSTMDGLFNEGNVASVMNGPWAFQGMTDAGIDFGVAPLPTLPNGEQVRTFMGVKGWQVTSFTKHPEWSTKLVEHLTNEENAKIRFELTQEIPPVKSLIEDPIIADNEAANAVAIQSQYAIPMPNIPEMAEVWGPMATALQLVANQKVDPKSALDEAVNTITTNIETNHPDE from the coding sequence ATGAAGAAGGTATTCTTTCTTAGTGTGATGGCAATTTTCCTTATTAGTATGTTAGCAGCTTGTGGACCCCAAGAAGCGGTAGACCAATCATCTAGTGATAATAATAGGGATACCGAAACAAATGGTGAAATGCCAGTAAAACCAGAAAAGCTCATCGTATGGGAGGATAAAGAGAAAGGCCCAGCAATGGAAGAAGCCATTAAAAGCTTCGAAGCAGAATATGGTATTAAAGTAGAGTATAAAGAAGTGGAGATGGCTACTAGTCAAAGAGATCAATTACGTTTAGATGGTCCTGCTGGGACTGGTCCAGACGTTATCACAGTGCCACATGATCAAATTGGTCAATTAGTTACTGAAGGTTTAATTCAAGAAATAAAGGTAGAACAAAGTATATTAGACACCTTTACAGAGTCTTCAGTTACAGCTCAAATGTTTAACGGCAAGCTGTACGGTTTACCGAAAGCAACTGAAACACCTGTTTTTATTTATAACAAAGCACTAATGGAAGAAGCGCCTCAATCATTTGAAGAGCTATTTGAAATTGCAAATGACTTTGATAATAAAGATGAATTTGGCTTTTTAGCACTATGGGACAACTTTTATTTTGCCCACGGTGTATTAGGAGGGTACGGTGGTTACGTATTTCAGAATAATGAAGGTAGGCTAGACCGAAATGATATTGGCTTAAGTAATGAAGGTTCAGTAGCGGGAGGACAATATATTCAACAATGGTATAAAGACATTTTTCCTAAAGGGATCATAGGTGAGTCGGGTGGCTCAACGATGGATGGACTGTTTAATGAAGGAAACGTTGCATCTGTTATGAATGGGCCTTGGGCATTTCAAGGTATGACTGATGCAGGAATTGATTTTGGTGTAGCACCATTACCAACCTTACCGAATGGTGAACAAGTTAGAACATTTATGGGTGTTAAGGGGTGGCAAGTAACTTCATTTACAAAGCACCCTGAATGGTCAACGAAATTGGTTGAACATTTAACGAATGAAGAGAATGCAAAAATTCGTTTTGAATTAACACAAGAAATACCTCCTGTTAAGTCCTTAATAGAGGACCCTATTATTGCGGATAATGAAGCTGCAAATGCAGTGGCTATTCAATCTCAATATGCTATTCCAATGCCAAATATTCCAGAAATGGCTGAGGTTTGGGGACCGATGGCAACTGCATTACAGTTGGTTGCAAACCAAAAAGTAGATCCGAAATCAGCACTAGATGAAGCGGTAAATACGATAACAACAAATATTGAAACAAATCATCCAGATGAATAA
- a CDS encoding alpha-glycosidase, with amino-acid sequence MIIEAIYHRPKDNYAYAYDEKTIHIRLRTKKNNIDNIKLIHGDPYDWKENNWQTSQTSMKKEGSDSLFDYWFVVIQPQFRRLRYGFELTSGDETIVYTEKGFFNHILVDDITYYFCFPFLHHNDVFKAPAWVKKTVWYQIFPERFANGNAETNPPNTLPWGSEEATSTNFFGGDFEGIINHIPHLVDLGITGLYFTPIFKAFSNHKYDTINYMEIDPHFGDKETFKKLVNTCHQNGIKVMLDAVFNHSGYYFPQFQDVIKHGEKSRYKNWFHIKEFPVQTSPAPNYDTFGFVETMPKLNTQNQEVKNYLLDVGRYWVREFGIDGWRLDVANEIDHQFWKEFRSAVKSINPEVYILGEIWHDSMPWLEGDQFDAVMNYPFTHTALQFFAKKIVTATQFANAISQVYHSYPLNVSEVQFNLLGSHDTPRILTECENDIERLKLLYLFQLSFPGSPCIYYGDEIGMTGGQDPGCRNCMIWEKEEQNTDLFDFLKKLIHIYKTEAIFSKNSTFHFVDTNDETNHIIYKRTSHKEEIFFVINNSENNIDVELPIDIKNKKLINLWTEEEFAAEASHAILPLAPHHFSILKVVEVTN; translated from the coding sequence ATGATCATAGAAGCTATTTACCATAGGCCAAAAGACAATTACGCTTATGCATACGATGAAAAAACAATACATATACGCTTACGTACAAAGAAAAATAATATTGATAACATCAAGCTCATTCATGGAGATCCATATGATTGGAAGGAAAACAATTGGCAAACAAGCCAAACTTCCATGAAAAAAGAAGGAAGTGATTCCTTATTTGACTACTGGTTTGTTGTCATTCAACCACAGTTTCGTCGATTACGCTATGGGTTTGAACTAACTTCAGGAGATGAAACGATCGTTTATACAGAAAAGGGATTTTTCAATCATATACTTGTAGATGATATTACATATTATTTTTGTTTCCCTTTTCTACATCACAATGATGTATTTAAAGCTCCAGCATGGGTGAAGAAAACAGTGTGGTATCAAATATTCCCAGAAAGATTTGCTAATGGAAATGCTGAGACCAACCCTCCAAACACATTACCTTGGGGAAGTGAAGAAGCTACTTCAACAAATTTCTTCGGAGGTGATTTCGAGGGAATTATTAACCACATTCCTCATTTAGTTGATTTGGGTATAACTGGTTTATACTTCACACCAATATTTAAGGCATTTTCAAACCATAAATATGACACAATCAATTACATGGAAATTGACCCTCACTTTGGTGATAAAGAAACATTCAAGAAACTAGTAAACACATGTCATCAAAATGGGATTAAAGTCATGCTTGACGCTGTGTTCAATCATAGTGGCTACTATTTCCCACAATTTCAAGACGTCATAAAGCATGGAGAAAAATCACGGTATAAAAATTGGTTTCATATAAAAGAGTTCCCTGTACAAACTTCTCCTGCACCAAATTATGATACATTTGGGTTTGTGGAGACAATGCCTAAGCTAAACACCCAAAATCAGGAAGTGAAAAATTATTTACTAGATGTTGGCCGTTACTGGGTACGTGAATTCGGTATTGATGGGTGGCGTTTAGATGTGGCAAATGAGATTGATCATCAGTTTTGGAAAGAGTTTCGTTCCGCTGTTAAATCAATCAACCCTGAGGTTTATATTCTTGGTGAGATATGGCATGATTCAATGCCTTGGCTAGAAGGTGATCAATTCGATGCAGTTATGAACTATCCGTTCACACATACAGCTTTACAATTTTTCGCAAAGAAGATTGTAACAGCAACACAGTTTGCGAATGCGATTTCTCAAGTATATCACTCGTATCCACTAAATGTATCAGAGGTACAATTCAATTTACTAGGAAGTCACGATACACCAAGAATATTGACAGAATGCGAAAATGATATAGAACGTTTAAAGCTCCTATACTTGTTTCAACTTTCATTTCCAGGGTCACCTTGCATTTATTATGGAGATGAAATAGGAATGACAGGTGGACAAGATCCAGGATGTCGTAACTGTATGATTTGGGAAAAAGAAGAACAAAATACAGATTTATTTGATTTCCTAAAAAAACTAATTCATATATATAAGACTGAAGCTATCTTTAGTAAAAATAGTACCTTTCATTTTGTCGACACAAATGATGAAACGAACCATATCATTTATAAAAGAACGTCTCATAAAGAAGAAATATTCTTCGTTATTAATAATTCAGAGAATAACATTGACGTGGAGCTACCAATTGATATAAAAAATAAAAAACTCATTAATTTATGGACAGAAGAGGAGTTTGCGGCTGAAGCAAGCCATGCCATCCTACCTCTAGCACCACATCACTTCTCAATTTTGAAGGTTGTAGAGGTTACAAACTAA
- a CDS encoding histidine phosphatase family protein, with amino-acid sequence MVKKIYIVRHCEAQGQPSEAQLTNKGFEQARLLSDFFSDKKIDRIISSSFIRAIQSIEPLSVHKNVTVEVDQRLTERILSEENLADWLEKLKRTYDDLDAKYKGGESSREAMNRISCVVNEIFNSHFESTIIVTHGNIMSLLLKKYNHHFGFDEWKSLSNPDVYLLTSKDRATSVERVWQEGEINEI; translated from the coding sequence ATGGTCAAAAAAATATATATTGTTAGACATTGTGAAGCACAAGGGCAGCCTTCAGAAGCACAATTAACTAACAAAGGATTTGAACAAGCGAGACTTTTGTCAGATTTTTTTTCTGACAAGAAAATAGATCGAATCATATCAAGCTCATTTATTCGAGCGATTCAATCAATCGAACCGTTAAGTGTGCATAAAAACGTAACAGTTGAAGTCGACCAACGGCTAACAGAAAGAATATTAAGTGAAGAAAATTTAGCTGATTGGCTTGAGAAATTAAAACGAACTTATGATGATTTAGATGCAAAATATAAAGGGGGAGAATCGAGTCGAGAAGCGATGAATCGTATTTCATGTGTTGTAAATGAAATCTTTAATAGTCATTTTGAAAGTACTATCATCGTTACTCACGGAAATATCATGTCATTATTGCTGAAAAAGTATAATCATCATTTTGGTTTTGACGAATGGAAGAGTTTGAGTAACCCTGATGTATATTTATTAACTAGTAAAGATAGGGCAACTAGTGTAGAGAGGGTATGGCAAGAAGGTGAGATTAATGAAATTTGA